Proteins encoded in a region of the Tripterygium wilfordii isolate XIE 37 chromosome 21, ASM1340144v1, whole genome shotgun sequence genome:
- the LOC119989970 gene encoding cold-responsive protein kinase 1-like isoform X2, with amino-acid sequence MYPYRELRMATENFSPVNKIGEGGFGSVYKGRLRDGTMAAIKVLSAESSQGVREFLTEINMIADVEHDNLVKLHGCCVEGNHRILVYGYLDNNSLAQTLLGGSSSSIQFSWQIRTRICIGIAQGLAFLHEEIQPRIVHRDIKASNILLDKDLRPKISDFGLAKLFPSNQTHISTRVAGTVGYLAPEYAIRGQLTRKADIYSYGVLLLEIVSGRSHTNRRLPAEEQYLLERAWELYEKGELASLVDTSMNRDYDVEEACRYMKIGLCCTQDKPKLRPSMSTVVQMLMGEIDVNDTKISRPGLLYELMGLKGPKNSSDTMNTTFTNSAGSGKPETSFSSLGMTSSHATMTFNSIYDRSN; translated from the exons ATGTACCCATACAGAGAACTGCGAATGGCAACTGAAAACTTCAGTCCAGTAAATAAAATTGGAGAGGGAGGTTTTGGTTCTGTCTACAAG GGAAGGCTCAGAGATGGTACGATGGCTGCTATAAAGGTTCTATCAGCCGAATCAAGTCAAGGGGTGAGAGAGTTCTTGACTGAGATAAATATGATTGCTGATGTAGAGCATGATAACCTGGTTAAGCTGCATGGCTGTTGTGTGGAAGGAAACCATAGAATCCTGGTCTATGGCTATCTTGACAATAACAGCCTTGCACAAACTCTTCTAG GtggaagcagcagcagcatccAATTCAGTTGGCAGATCCGAACTAGAATTTGTATTGGCATTGCACAGGGGCTTGCTTTCCTTCATGAGGAGATTCAACCTCGTATTGTTCATAGAGACATCAAAGCAAGCAATATCCTTCTTGATAAAGACCTCAGGCCAAAAATTTCAGATTTTGGTCTAGCTAAGCTTTTCCCTTCCAATCAGACCCATATAAGTACAAGAGTTGCTGGAACTGT CGGTTATCTGGCACCTGAGTATGCAATACGAGGTCAATTGACTAGAAAAGCAGATATTTACAGTTACGGTGTTCTACTCCTGGAAATTGTTAGTGGGAGATCCCACACAAACAGGCGGCTACCTGCAGAAGAACAATATCTTCTTGAAAGG GCATGGGAACTCTATGAAAAGGGAGAGCTTGCGAGTTTAGTAGACACATCGATGAACAGGGACTATGATGTTGAAGAGGCATGCAGATACATGAAGATTGGTCTCTGTTGCACCCAAGACAAGCCAAAGCTCCGACCATCCATGTCTACCGTGGTTCAGATGCTAATGGGTGAAATAGATGTGAATGACACAAAGATCTCGAGACCAGGCCTCCTTTATGAGTTGATGGGTCTCAAAGGGCCTAAAAATAGTTCTGACACAATGAACACAACTTTCACAAACTCTGCTGGATCAGGCAAACCAGAAACTTCATTCTCGTCGTTGGGAATGACCAGCTCACATGCTACCATGACCTTCAATTCAATATACGATCGAAGCAATTAA
- the LOC119989970 gene encoding cold-responsive protein kinase 1-like isoform X1 encodes MTCFPFSFRKKRASPAVQTPEVDDEVSDIHNTIMYPYRELRMATENFSPVNKIGEGGFGSVYKGRLRDGTMAAIKVLSAESSQGVREFLTEINMIADVEHDNLVKLHGCCVEGNHRILVYGYLDNNSLAQTLLGGSSSSIQFSWQIRTRICIGIAQGLAFLHEEIQPRIVHRDIKASNILLDKDLRPKISDFGLAKLFPSNQTHISTRVAGTVGYLAPEYAIRGQLTRKADIYSYGVLLLEIVSGRSHTNRRLPAEEQYLLERAWELYEKGELASLVDTSMNRDYDVEEACRYMKIGLCCTQDKPKLRPSMSTVVQMLMGEIDVNDTKISRPGLLYELMGLKGPKNSSDTMNTTFTNSAGSGKPETSFSSLGMTSSHATMTFNSIYDRSN; translated from the exons AGGTTTCAGACATTCACAATACGATCATGTACCCATACAGAGAACTGCGAATGGCAACTGAAAACTTCAGTCCAGTAAATAAAATTGGAGAGGGAGGTTTTGGTTCTGTCTACAAG GGAAGGCTCAGAGATGGTACGATGGCTGCTATAAAGGTTCTATCAGCCGAATCAAGTCAAGGGGTGAGAGAGTTCTTGACTGAGATAAATATGATTGCTGATGTAGAGCATGATAACCTGGTTAAGCTGCATGGCTGTTGTGTGGAAGGAAACCATAGAATCCTGGTCTATGGCTATCTTGACAATAACAGCCTTGCACAAACTCTTCTAG GtggaagcagcagcagcatccAATTCAGTTGGCAGATCCGAACTAGAATTTGTATTGGCATTGCACAGGGGCTTGCTTTCCTTCATGAGGAGATTCAACCTCGTATTGTTCATAGAGACATCAAAGCAAGCAATATCCTTCTTGATAAAGACCTCAGGCCAAAAATTTCAGATTTTGGTCTAGCTAAGCTTTTCCCTTCCAATCAGACCCATATAAGTACAAGAGTTGCTGGAACTGT CGGTTATCTGGCACCTGAGTATGCAATACGAGGTCAATTGACTAGAAAAGCAGATATTTACAGTTACGGTGTTCTACTCCTGGAAATTGTTAGTGGGAGATCCCACACAAACAGGCGGCTACCTGCAGAAGAACAATATCTTCTTGAAAGG GCATGGGAACTCTATGAAAAGGGAGAGCTTGCGAGTTTAGTAGACACATCGATGAACAGGGACTATGATGTTGAAGAGGCATGCAGATACATGAAGATTGGTCTCTGTTGCACCCAAGACAAGCCAAAGCTCCGACCATCCATGTCTACCGTGGTTCAGATGCTAATGGGTGAAATAGATGTGAATGACACAAAGATCTCGAGACCAGGCCTCCTTTATGAGTTGATGGGTCTCAAAGGGCCTAAAAATAGTTCTGACACAATGAACACAACTTTCACAAACTCTGCTGGATCAGGCAAACCAGAAACTTCATTCTCGTCGTTGGGAATGACCAGCTCACATGCTACCATGACCTTCAATTCAATATACGATCGAAGCAATTAA